cttctatcacgatatttataagggttcccgtaagggttttaactgtcagtactacgttaggtagcccgactatgaacttggcaagagttcttatttatcttagtgtacttattatcttaacgtcacttcatctctgaggtttataacgcttagctctgataccacttctgtaacacccccagatccggggtcggggatccgggttgtcacgagttccatttcccttagtaacacccaaccttaataattaatcaactactctgtactgtgaccccacgataaacacacacaccacacgttatagtctcagagatgaacatccaaaaataatcacaagtcattttattccacaattatctgccaatacaccttagaaggttttctgaataaatttacattttctttgccattattacaattcgtaaatatacataatctggtacatcaaaagttgaagcctagtctattggtatttccatacctcagctacagtgacttcaacacctataggaaactacggaatgcttcctatccgctcgcgaattgggagcttggtcctgttcatcttgtctatctgatgttgtgtgatgaaagaagaaagcaagggtgagcagcaagcccaccaaaataatatgtataatgattaaaaatatatgagcctactcataatactcatgaaagtcttggtcaaaagaaatgaaccaagttgatatcttaatgcgatgaagtcgcaaaatattcagtatatatatatatacatatatacttttcaaaatattggaagtcctcttccatgcataatatacacaaagtcccagtgtataactgtataaaaaaatatcattgcaaggtgatctcatatatctaaccttgtctcaacgtttttctgaaaatctttgtcattcataagacaattattaattagatataagtttaaaagatgaagttacaagataccccaatatacttatatctttcccaaatactacttgaactaccaccgttcaagttataattagtttcaaaagttcatcacatagatgagactacaagacaagatttgaatagattcaatctttgaatatcattataaataatgaagttacgagatacttcattaagtcccgacatatatatacacctatatatatatatacatttcctgaaaacctctgtcatgtaaagtatgaacagaattgcaatatccaataaatttggaaatgaaagaattttggcataaaccagatatcttgctgatcaggcaaagatacccataagtaaccttttctactagtagatggacgaattccccactggtcatcaccctggtcgtaataggaccttatgttggactgccactcagccacttatgcatttgatggactcccactgagccacttacactatcatagatgcccactgagcccatgttgcttatgccgactcgatagatggacttactttccgagtgttgggtaagtactcaattcatttaccaaaactgcaaccttgttgcgaatataaaatacaccatagagccggatcccttagatttttgagcgagtattcaagtccccttaaaatggaagatcttgaatttgaaaacaagttttgggatccgctctaccctttttaaattcattttgaagactcgaaaacatttttaagaatgtttggagtaatgctgatttatgaaataaatcagtcccaatatgaaagaaatatctgaatattattatttaaataatattcccataaagaataatggaggtagaagttggaaaacttatactcgaatgaatagcaaataatcaaagatatacttatacgaaagtaatatctttatttgaataatcaaaaataagtttgattatcgacaccttattctttaatacaataaagaatattattaagtaataagcggagtcataatacctcgaatgaatactataaataatattcataaaataaaggagtcatacatcctcaaatgaatatccaagtaatattcaataataatataaactgagtcataagcattcgaatgaatattcaaataatattcaaataataaaatgaactgagtcataagccttcgaatgaatattcaaataatattcaaataataaaataaaggtatcgaataaaccttattcgatcaatagttttaaaaaaaactatatccatatatatatatataaatatatatatatatactcgggaacatcgactcccggtttagaaatatgttttcacctttgggtccctatactaagggtatatgcaaattaccgctatcctctagcataggtattatcaactgaatcaacagatatatatggaaagaatacgaaacaggcatgcatatatatataccatagcagcatgcttcaatatattgcaacatttgctaattaaccaacatgcatctatcgcaagataatgcatatacatatatacatcacaacaacagttataacgggtagaaaacttgcctgagcgactgggggttacgaatggctcgggacgagtctggtaacctataaacaacaagtaagttggaattaaaccaaagtcacttgtaaatctatactctaaccaactcagactctaacgctcgttttgcgcttactgattctcttaagtcactcgagtaccctcggctccaccatttttaataatttaacctttacgagttttaaggcgattccttcgcgagtgtcttacccactgcctaacacacttaccataaatgtttcatacattaattaaccctttttggtctttaacctatgtttcaaagtaaggcgaggggaaaagtttcgttcgcgaaacgccgttacttgaaacggtcgtttctcctaaaccgtgcatcggaatcgagcgaactacatatcaaaacgaagctcgtaacacgagctatctagacatggcaatggtcataatctagcagggggttctcgggtcctaatgttatgcacaaaaacagtctaaagaaaaccggatgttacgacagctatgtttacgtgatttcccaaatttaaaccattcaaaaccaaccacaattcaaccccaaatcaatcatacaaccaacatccctccaaaccacatcataacagccccaacaaatccacattaaccatttatacttattccccacatgaactaaaagctttacttaggttctttaactaattatcaagatctACAattccaacaataccacaaaaccaactaatctctacaactcaaccaaacttgaaacaatcaagcatcatgcttcatatatactatatcaatcatattcaatcctaattactcaaaactaaagctagggtttgtagtttataccttccttggagagtggagaatcaagagaatggcttggaatcacccttaaagtccttatccaagcttaatctaaacaaaacttcaagaacacaaattttagttcttgaaaaacactattcaccatcttctttcatgatttatagaaaaagattggcttggaattagaagcttaaacttagAGGAAGTATGTtactatccatggggaagcttagataattaccttgctaaatagtaagtggaggagcttggactttcattttttaagaaaagaggccgagagctagcttgggaagaaagagagatttttgtgttttttgctttgactttatttttggttggttgattttgttttgttttgttttaggtcaattacctaattaaccttggactttgtgtggttctcattcaaccacacctccttccttcccatgtcatgcctatgtcatgttatgatgtcatccttccctctttgtcctcctctcattggttgggtgacatcactcactctaatccctttgattaacttcctaattgtttgcctaatgaccgctgatctgttatacggttcgcttaacttccgttttcgtttatcgtttgagggatcatacccgggatcttattacttaggttcccttaacctttctcaatacattatattcctttttatgatcctctattataatcctttttatcctgttaccttatactcaattttttccgtatctattggatttccgggaaaaatcaaagtgttcggatttggattctgacgatctttacatacacttatatcccatataaagtactaataaaatctcagaatatccatatcagaccccctacatagtgtggcatgaaaagttttctcattcagcaaaaacactattcataagggtttcaaaatttcccaaaaattggggttattacaccattGGAGGTGCACACTAATGCTTCTGATAAAGCTATTGGTGGTGGTTCAAGAGGGTCATCCGGTTGCATATAAAAGTAGGAAGTTAAAAGATGCTGAGCAGAGGTATAGTACTCAAGAGAAAGAAATGATTGTTATGATTCATTGCTTAGATGTGTGGAGACATTACTTGTTGGGTAAAAAGTTTGTGGTGTGTACTGATAATGTGGCTAATACTTACTTCAAAACTCAGAAGAAATTAACTCCAAAGCAAGCTCGCTGGAAGGAATACTTGGCAGAATTTGATTTCACTTGGGTGCACAAGCCGGGAGCCCAAAACCATGTGGTTGATGCTTTGAGTAGAAAGGTGGTTGTGAAAGAATATGTCAATGCTCTAACAGTCATAAACTTAGATTTTGTGGGACAAATCAGGGCACTTTCGGGAAGCGATGAGGCATATAAGCGACTTATGAAAAAAGTGCATGAAGCCATTGTTCATAAGTATTGGATTGAAGATGGGTTGTTGCATGCCAAAGGCAACAGGCTCTATGTTCCTTGTGGTGGGAGTTTGAGACTACAGATTTTGAGGGAGTCACACGACCCTAAGTGGGTTGGACATCCGGGTGTTGAAAGGATGTATGCTTTGCTGTGTAGAACATATATTTGGCCCAAGATATTAGAAGACACAGAAGCGTATGTGAATTCATGTTTGGTTTGTCAACTTGACAAAATAGAAAAGAAGAAGGAAGCGGATTTATTGCAGCCTCTTCCAATCCCTAACAGGCCATGACAGTGTATGTCATTGGATTTTATTTCAGGGCTACCTAGTGTTGATGCGATGTGATCTATTCTTGTGATTGTGGATATATTCTCTAAGTATGTTGTTTTTGTTCCTACACCGCATGCTTGTCCGGCTGATGTAGCCGCTGGGCTGTTTTTCAAGAACGTGGTAAAGTACTTTGGGTTGCCTGAAGATGTGGTTAGTGATAGAGATGCAAGATTCACTGAAAGATTCTGGACAGTTTTGTTTGGGTTGCTGGGGTCTGAACTGAAATTTTCTACAGCAAATCATCCTTAAACAAATGGCCAAACAAAAAGGTTGAATGCTTTGATTGAGGAATACTTGAGGCACTTTGTCACTGCGAGTCAGAAAAATTGGTTAGACTTGATGGACACTGCACAGTTCTGTTTTAACTTGCAGCGTTCGTCATCAACAGGCAAGAGTCCTTTTGAGATGGTTTTGGGAGTGCAGCCTAAAACTCCAAATGAGGTAGCGTTTCAGAGAACGGGTGGAAATTGTCCCGCTGCTTATAGATATGTTATTGAGAGACAAGAAATGTTTGAAGATGCTCATGACAGCCTTAGTAAAGCACAACATAGGATGAGGAAGTACGCCGATAAGAAGCGCATGCCTTTGGAATTTCAGGTTGGGGACAAGGTGTTGCTGAAATTGACACCACAGATTTGGAAGAAGATTAGTTCAAAGTCAGTTCATCGTGGGTTGGTTCAGAAATATGATGGGCCATTTGAAGTTATCAAGAAAGTTGGTGTTGTAGCCTATCGATTGAATCTATCAGTTAGGATGAAGTTTCATCCAACATTCCATGTGAGTTTTCTAAAGCCTTTCCATGAAAGTTTATTTAGTCAAAGGCAGCAATTCAAGCAGGCGCCTCCTACCATTCAGAAACAGTTTGACAAGATGTTTGATAAAATTCTTGATCATCGAACTATGGGGATGAGTAGGCAGAAAAGAAGGACTGATCACTTGGTGAAGTGGAAAGGTGAATCAGAAGTGGATGCTACATAGGAGAGAGATGTGACTTTGTGGAAATTTGAAGATCAGATTAGGGAGTACTTGGAAAACCCTCCAATGAGGACATTGGCCTCTTCAAGTGGGGGAGGGTTTGTAAGCACTTAAGGCTGAAGTTGGATTTGGCTTGGCGGAGACTCATCCCAACGTCACCAAGGCCAGGCCCTAGGCGCCAAAGTGGGCGACCGCATGGAGCTTGATTGATCTCGATGGTGGGCTGAGTTATACTTGGTTCCTGATGCTAGTTGGCTTGACAATAATCAGATTGTGTTGGGCTGAATATGTGGCTGGTTGGGGAGCCAAGGTGCATTATATTATTGGGCCCAAAGGCTGGGTTAATTATTGGGCTCATGTGGGGGAAATAAATTCTGGGCTATAAGTGGCATGGCTGTGAGACAACAAAAATGTGGATAATAGTTGGgctgcatatatatatatacatatatttatggGTGTTTAGAGATTGCTAGCAACTACTCAACAGATTGTACAAACCAATGGTTGGCTGCCAGGTGTCGCTGTAACGGCTGGAAACTACTTGGCTGAGAGTAACTGCTTATGTAACTACTCAACAAGGGAGAAAAATATGGAAAGATATAGATAGGCATATACTTGATGTAATCTGTATCTTGTATTCATCATTCTGCACATAGAAAACTGTGTAGAGAAAGATAGGCAAACATTGTAGTCTTGGCTTATATTCTCTTGTATTCTTTTGGGTTGTGATGGCAATGAAAAGGTTGGGAGTGTATCTCCTGTAAAGTCTGTTGTGTGCTTATATTTACTAGTGGCTATAATCAGATTAGCATAAGTGTAAACGAAGGGTATTGGCTGCTGTTCTTGTGGCGCTTGCCTATACTGGGCGTCTAGGGCTGTTGGGGCGACTGGTTCTGTTGGGGCCGCGACTGAGCGACATGAATTTGTGGGTGACTGAGCGACCGAGATCAGGCCGCACATGCGACTTTGGAGAAAAAATAGGCCTGTGACAATAGGGGTCTTTAGGACAAGCCCTGTTTAAGTCCGTGTAATCAACACAAACTCTCTATTTTCCATTCTTTTTCTGTACAATAATGACATTCGCTAACCATTCAAGATAATCGACTTCTCTAATCATCCCATCCTTTATGAGCCTTTCCACTTCGTCATTTATTATCTTGTTTCTTTATGTTGTAAACTTCCTTCATTTTTGCGGAACACGTGTATAGCTGGGATCAACATTTAGCTTATGTGTGATGACAGTTGGATCTATTCATGTTATATCATCATGTTCCCATGCAAAAGCATCCAATCTCATAGTTAGGAAATCAACCAAGTTAGCTTCAATTGTTTGGAAAGGTCTTCTCCTATTAGCACCATCCTTTCTCCCTTCTTCAAGTCGACTTCAACTAAACATTCTGGTCTTGTAATTGTAGCTACATGCATTTTATTTCCGTGATGTTGGACTGTTGGTTTCAGACATGTCATGTAGCAGTCCTGAGCCATATTTTGATCTCCTCTTATTTCTTGAGCTCCCCATGGTGTTGGGAATTTCAGCACTTGGTGATATGTTGATGGTACTGCCTTCAAATTATGGATCCAAAGTCTTCCCATTATAATGTTGTAACTTGAGTCTACATTTATTATGCAGAACTTTTCCAAGAGATTGACCCCTTGTGCATACGTTGGCAACGTGATCTCCCCCAATATACGTTTTATTTCCCTACTAAATCCCATCGGTGTTGTCAACTTCTTAGTCATGTCACTTTTCGCCAATCCCATCTGTGTTAAAGTGCCGAGCATCATAATGTTGGCAGCGCTCCCATTGTCCACTAATATTCTTTTAATTAAGCAATTCCCCATTTTGTACATTTCTTTTGTCTGACTCATCAAACATCAAAGATGACAGATTGTTATTGCCAACTCCCACTTGTGTAACTCGTATGTCTGTTTCTCTGGATGCTTTTTTAGCTTGTGAATATGTTGATCCACATATCTCTGATTCACCCAAAATGAAGTTAATCACCTTGTGCTATGGTAGAGGTGGTGGTTTCCTTAGTGGCATCGTGTTATCCTTCCTAGGCGACATGTCTTTCCTGACATAAGACGTGTTCTTTGATGTCATAAACTCTGTGAGATATCCTTTCTTGGTTAGAAATTATAGTTCTTTTCGCAAAGCCACATAGTCATAAAATTTATATTCGTAATCTCCATGATAGTCACACCATAGTTTGGAATCCGGGTTTGCTTTAGGCTTGTTTCTTTTCATTGGCCACTTGACTATGCCTCCCAACTTGGTGAACTCCTTCATCATGGCTGAAGGCATTATCGTGAAGCCATAGCTGTCATAAGTTGGTGGCAGGTTGGGGTCCTTCCTCCAGTCGCTACATTCCTCCCTCTTCTATTCGTTAGATTCTCGTGTCAAGTTGACATAGACTTCATCTCTGGTAGGTCTTGTATAGGGCTTGTAATCCCTAGATCTTGGTGTCGTAATCTTTCTAGACAGTTTTTAGTACTTCTCATCATCTTCCATTCTGTCTTCTTCCAGTCTCACTTGTGCCGTGGCTTTGGCATGTACATCATCCATTATTCGAAATGGATACTTTGTCAATTCCTCATAGGGTGGGGATTCTCGTTCTAACCCCCTCCTAAATGCTTCAATAGCTGTAGGGACATCACAGTTGGTGATGGTCACTTTCTCTCTGTTGAATCGTGTCAAGTAATCACGCGATGACTCTCTATTTCGCTGCATAATATTGTACAAGTCACTGGTAGTTTTCTCGAACACTCGGCTGCTGGAAAATTGCATGTTGAATGCGTCTACCAAATCAGCAAACGTCTTAATGCTTCCATGTGGGAGATTTACAAACCATTGTAAAGCCGGTCCTGATAATATAGAACCAAAACCTTTGCATATACAGGCTTCCTTCAAATCACGCGTGATTGGTACAGTGAACATTCGTTGCTTATATTGTGCAATGTGTTCCAAGAGATCACTTGTTCCATCATATGGTCTCATTTGTGGCACCGCGAAATGTTTTGGTATTTCTACCAAAGCAATGTTGTCATGGAAAGGCGAATCAGTGTAGCTTGTGGGGGTCGCTTTCTCTAATGGTTTTGGAACACCAGGAATCCTTTCAATCAAATCTCTCACTTCTTGTACTTCTCTTTTAAATTCTTCTGTGATTTGATTCCGGGATCTGGTGCTCCTATGTCATGATCTTCGTATCGTTGCTCTTCATGTTTCTTTTCCATGTCATCGTCTTTGTTGGGCACATCCTCCATGTCTTCTATATCAATAACATCATCTGCTCCATTTGATGGCCCTTCATGTTGGTCGTAGTCTTCTATGTCATCCATATCCAAACGTCTGATCACGCTTGGGATTATCTTCTTTGTCGCAGTCTTAGTTATTAATTTGGCCGTAATCAGTTCTTTCTTCAATGTCTCATTCTCTGAACACATCTTCTCCATTTCATCTTGTAGCCATTTCAATGCCGCAGCCTTTTTTTGTTGTTCTCAGCTTCACCCTCCTGGTTTATAACTTGTTCTCCGTCCTTTGCCATCGTAATGTGTCAATCAAATCCTTAGCaagtttcccacagacggcgccaattgTTTTTACCAAAATTTGATGAGGTTAAATGTTAAGGGTAGATTGGAATATGTTTATAGTAATGTGACTAAATAAGTGCAATGTAAGTAAATAAGACACGAGAAATTGGTGACGCGGAAAACCCAAGAACGGGGAAAAATCGCGGGTGGGATTGTGTACCCAACCTAAAATATAATCCACTAGATGAATGATCATGTTTACAAATTATCTAAGCTAAAATACATGATCGAACACAATCATCGTGTATGATACTTATATATATGTTTGTAGGTCGGAGCTTTCGAATGCTGtgtgttagaaaatggaaagtttgaggcatattttatactccctccgtccctttcgattgtttacattttttagagagtgttcgacacgcattttaaggtgcatatgAAGTATGATTTTGTAacttttttttacaattttctttttctgaataaaaattgaatgttttaatttttattcagaaaaacaaaattgtaaaaaaaagtTACATAACCATattttatatgcaccttaaaatgtgtgtcggagactctctaaaaaatgtaaacaattgaaagggacggagagagtatatgttcttgatatgatttccggaaactaacacttggaggttgttccttaacatgagaacttaaactttcatatttggatctaagatattttcttagtggaatccatgaatatattgagacaaagttgcttgtttaaAATGGGATATGaggattttgtcccacattggtattgtaaaaaaaagatattgagtttatatagcatcttgtgttagtgttgtttacaactactagcataagtggaatgtttgtgtggcctagtgctagtgggaactcttatatttttcttttctattacaagtttaattatttatattgattatttaattattaatataaaatatattgagtaaggattattttagtcatactctgaatatattttataatattaatattaattaatcaggatataatataaataataaggaaaacccattttgtttactttttctgttttgttacttggtgtaccacatcgagtaaaatagaagaagagcaacttgagatgcctatatattgagaggtatacttgagattaaaatgacacaagtctcggtgcttacctcgcaaacatatatgagttgcataagTTTTTTTGGGCAAACTaaggtgcgagtcgccgttgatcattgttggttctgtggccagattgatctgttgctattttatcctggaagcgatac
The sequence above is drawn from the Apium graveolens cultivar Ventura chromosome 2, ASM990537v1, whole genome shotgun sequence genome and encodes:
- the LOC141703583 gene encoding uncharacterized protein LOC141703583 — encoded protein: MRPYDGTSDLLEHIAQYKQRMFTVPITRDLKEACICKGFGSILSGPALQWFVNLPHGSIKTFADLVDAFNMQFSSSRVFEKTTSDLYNIMQRNRESSRDYLTRFNREKVTITNCDVPTAIEAFRRGLERESPPYEELTKYPFRIMDDVHAKATAQVRLEEDRMEDDEKY